One segment of Maridesulfovibrio ferrireducens DNA contains the following:
- a CDS encoding aminotransferase class I/II-fold pyridoxal phosphate-dependent enzyme codes for MTSKWFYHPIKTELAELEEASLLRRIPAVDNGAEKELLFKGQKFLNLASNDYLGLACDERLKIASIQAVRDYGTGSAASRLVTGNFKLYDTLEQEFAAFKEQEDAMLFSSGYAANLAIMDSFADRHSVIFSDKLNHASIIDGIKMSGAKHVRYQHNDIEHLKKRLESFKNISAKILITDTIFSMDGDLAHIEEIAQLCEFYDVMLVVDEAHAEGIFGGGKGLCFERKISKLVDLHMGAFSKGFGSLGGIVSGSSDLISFLRNKGRSFVFSTALPPAVVGANLASLRLVLSDPSIGEKLLDKSRDLKLFLESEGFDCGNSESQIIPVILGENKVALQAQALLLEAGIYTAAIRPPTVPMNTARLRLSLRADLTSDDMEKIKHAFTLLKKEIL; via the coding sequence ATGACATCAAAATGGTTTTATCATCCAATTAAGACAGAGCTTGCAGAACTTGAAGAAGCTTCTCTTCTCAGACGTATTCCTGCTGTTGATAACGGGGCAGAGAAAGAACTCCTGTTTAAGGGACAAAAATTCTTAAATCTTGCCTCTAACGATTATCTTGGGCTTGCCTGCGACGAGCGGCTTAAAATCGCATCGATTCAGGCTGTCCGTGATTACGGAACAGGTTCTGCTGCTTCACGTCTTGTAACTGGTAATTTCAAATTGTATGATACTTTGGAACAGGAATTTGCAGCGTTTAAGGAGCAGGAAGATGCTATGCTCTTTTCATCCGGCTATGCCGCAAATCTTGCTATCATGGATTCTTTTGCTGACCGCCATTCCGTAATATTTTCGGATAAGCTTAATCATGCCAGTATCATCGACGGTATTAAAATGTCAGGCGCTAAGCATGTCCGCTATCAGCATAATGATATTGAACATCTAAAAAAACGTCTGGAATCTTTCAAAAATATTTCTGCTAAGATTTTAATTACTGATACTATTTTCAGCATGGACGGTGATCTTGCTCATATTGAGGAGATTGCTCAGCTTTGCGAATTTTATGATGTTATGCTTGTGGTGGATGAAGCTCATGCTGAAGGAATTTTCGGCGGCGGGAAGGGGCTTTGTTTTGAACGTAAAATTTCAAAACTTGTCGATTTGCATATGGGAGCCTTTTCAAAGGGGTTCGGTTCGCTTGGTGGAATTGTTTCAGGAAGTTCGGATTTAATATCGTTTCTTAGAAATAAAGGGCGTTCGTTCGTTTTTTCAACAGCGTTGCCTCCTGCTGTTGTCGGGGCAAATTTAGCTTCGCTTCGTCTGGTTTTATCCGATCCTTCAATAGGTGAAAAACTTCTCGATAAGAGTCGTGATTTAAAACTATTCCTTGAAAGTGAAGGGTTTGACTGCGGTAACTCTGAAAGTCAGATTATTCCGGTTATTCTGGGGGAAAACAAGGTAGCTCTGCAGGCGCAGGCTCTTCTTTTGGAAGCGGGGATTTATACGGCTGCAATTCGTCCTCCGACTGTTCCTATGAATACGGCCCGTCTTAGACTCTCTTTGCGTGCGGACCTGACGAGCGATGATATGGAAAAAATTAAGCATGCTTTTACTTTGTTAAAAAAAGAGATTCTGTAG
- a CDS encoding alpha/beta hydrolase produces the protein MGSVFIGGWATAKEQYPVFAESGDFLIPFIDFSPAELSDYLTGGKILVGWSTGAHVLLKECRHLFSRYDQVVLIAPFLSFTDSFPERTLRRMISGLRKNPDIVVSSFHKNCGEDIEIPFNARQVDALVEGLEYLIASRISFEEDLSLVNLTLVHGDNDKIVRESAFESVVKLVPRAKVLRLESGHKISENEIINLIKGL, from the coding sequence GTGGGTTCTGTCTTCATCGGCGGATGGGCAACCGCAAAAGAGCAATATCCTGTTTTTGCTGAATCAGGGGACTTTTTAATACCTTTTATAGATTTCAGTCCTGCAGAATTGTCTGATTACCTTACGGGTGGAAAAATACTTGTGGGATGGTCTACAGGGGCGCATGTTTTATTGAAAGAATGTCGCCATTTATTTTCAAGGTATGATCAAGTTGTTTTAATCGCCCCTTTTTTGTCATTTACTGATTCTTTTCCTGAAAGAACGCTTAGACGTATGATTTCCGGATTGCGTAAAAATCCAGATATTGTAGTCAGTTCTTTTCATAAAAATTGCGGTGAAGATATAGAAATCCCTTTTAATGCACGTCAAGTGGATGCGCTGGTGGAAGGATTGGAATATCTTATTGCTTCCCGTATCAGTTTTGAAGAAGATCTTTCTTTGGTGAATTTGACTTTGGTGCATGGGGATAACGATAAAATAGTTAGAGAATCCGCTTTTGAGTCCGTTGTGAAGTTAGTCCCGCGGGCGAAGGTTTTGCGATTAGAAAGCGGTCATAAAATTTCTGAAAATGAAATAATAAATTTGATTAAGGGGCTTTAA
- a CDS encoding methyltransferase domain-containing protein, whose product MKKRIRQCFGKAATCYSDAASVQKKVAFQCAQYCPKGHYKKVLDVGSGVGFLFNELEDRITYDNYVSLDLVHPMLMEQKELSVPLLVAADGENIPFKEGQFDLLVSSSAMQWYANPEESIPESFKMLKQGGKFAIAIFVKGTLCELADVSSRTGFGSVKDLKDSKFYMDVISGISNVRVNFTNKRHEVYFPSVAGFLKNHKMTGAVASSGNISWGKEKYLRFVTEYENLYGGDQGIRVSYEVLFASGEIL is encoded by the coding sequence GTGAAAAAGAGGATTCGACAATGTTTCGGCAAAGCCGCGACCTGTTATAGTGATGCTGCATCTGTTCAAAAGAAGGTTGCTTTTCAATGCGCTCAGTATTGTCCGAAGGGACACTATAAAAAGGTTTTGGATGTCGGTTCGGGGGTAGGTTTTTTATTCAACGAACTGGAAGACCGAATTACATATGATAACTATGTTTCGCTGGATTTAGTTCACCCCATGCTGATGGAACAGAAAGAATTGTCAGTGCCGTTATTGGTTGCGGCTGACGGTGAAAATATTCCCTTCAAAGAAGGGCAGTTTGATTTGCTTGTCAGTTCATCCGCAATGCAGTGGTATGCAAACCCTGAAGAATCTATTCCTGAAAGTTTTAAAATGTTGAAGCAGGGAGGGAAGTTTGCAATTGCGATTTTCGTTAAGGGAACGCTTTGTGAGCTTGCAGATGTCAGTTCAAGAACAGGGTTCGGGTCGGTTAAGGATTTGAAAGATTCTAAATTTTATATGGATGTTATCTCTGGAATTTCAAATGTCAGAGTAAACTTCACTAACAAGCGGCACGAAGTCTATTTTCCTTCTGTCGCGGGTTTTTTAAAAAATCATAAAATGACTGGAGCAGTGGCTTCAAGCGGGAATATTTCCTGGGGGAAGGAAAAATATTTACGTTTTGTTACAGAGTATGAAAATTTATATGGTGGAGATCAGGGAATAAGAGTTTCTTATGAAGTTTTATTTGCTTCCGGGGAAATTTTGTAA
- a CDS encoding CBS and ACT domain-containing protein, producing the protein MLVGDWMTEEVLTLFPGAPISDAVEMMRDAGIRQIPVTEASGLVIGIVSDRDIRDAMPSKYLAGDGASVKSGGLKGLKIKDIMTHDPFIVAPDTCMEIAAETLLENKIGGLPVVDEFGLVGIITDVDIYRFLTTVTGVNRGSSQFAFLLEDSAPALEELLSDLWARGVRLSTVFTSYEGVEHGLRRVFVWVQRLDDGTIDSLVTHLKKTYGLKYHVHKGETFKA; encoded by the coding sequence ATGCTAGTAGGGGATTGGATGACGGAAGAGGTTTTAACCCTCTTTCCTGGTGCGCCTATAAGTGACGCAGTTGAAATGATGAGAGACGCTGGGATTAGACAAATACCTGTAACTGAAGCTTCCGGTCTTGTTATCGGAATAGTTTCAGATAGAGATATCCGTGATGCTATGCCTTCAAAGTATCTGGCAGGAGACGGAGCTTCTGTTAAAAGTGGTGGTTTGAAGGGGCTTAAGATTAAAGACATAATGACTCATGATCCATTCATTGTTGCTCCTGATACATGTATGGAAATCGCAGCCGAAACTTTGCTTGAAAATAAAATCGGGGGACTGCCGGTTGTCGACGAGTTCGGGCTTGTCGGTATTATTACCGATGTTGATATTTATAGATTTTTGACAACTGTTACCGGGGTAAATCGCGGAAGTTCACAATTCGCATTTTTGTTGGAAGATTCAGCTCCCGCTCTGGAAGAATTGCTGAGTGACTTGTGGGCAAGAGGCGTTAGACTTTCAACCGTGTTTACATCTTATGAAGGTGTTGAACACGGGCTTAGAAGAGTTTTTGTTTGGGTTCAACGGCTTGATGACGGGACGATTGATTCGTTAGTCACACACCTAAAAAAAACTTACGGGTTAAAGTATCATGTGCATAAAGGTGAAACCTTTAAAGCTTAA
- a CDS encoding DUF2721 domain-containing protein yields MDTSELIRIMQGSIAPVILISGVGLILLSMTNRLARPLDQIRKILLLLNSRSDVEVDYLHRELKILYKRCRILRSAIALCVISIFFVSLVILMLFSTFLFELGIGLVIKICFALCIVSLISSLMLFLWDISLTLHGVRIEIREHYLRDKRN; encoded by the coding sequence ATGGATACTTCTGAGTTAATACGTATTATGCAGGGGTCGATTGCTCCGGTTATTTTGATTTCCGGTGTTGGTTTAATTTTGCTGTCCATGACTAATCGTTTGGCTCGTCCATTGGATCAAATTAGAAAAATTCTTCTGCTTTTAAATAGCCGGTCTGATGTAGAGGTTGATTACCTTCATCGTGAACTTAAAATTCTTTATAAAAGGTGTAGAATATTACGAAGCGCAATTGCTCTGTGCGTCATTAGTATATTTTTTGTCAGTCTTGTTATTTTGATGTTGTTTTCTACTTTTCTTTTCGAGCTTGGAATTGGTTTGGTAATTAAGATATGCTTTGCGCTCTGCATAGTCAGTCTCATCAGTTCTTTGATGTTATTTTTGTGGGATATCAGTTTGACTCTGCATGGAGTGAGGATTGAGATACGTGAGCATTATTTAAGGGATAAAAGAAATTAA
- a CDS encoding ATP-binding response regulator encodes MQDTELFADDELLFTGEEVEERPVKKAKPWRVLVVDDEPDIHTMTQMVLGDYSFEGRKLEFISAFTGEESLNILKKDHEIAVVLLDVVMETSTAGLDVARRIRTFVNNQFVRIILRTGQPGVAPEHKVITELDINDYWQKAELTSQRLTTSITTALRSYRDLRKIEQNRVSLAQLAMSVAHQIRNRTMTITGFANLATRKLDQESDIAKYLETISEESGRLEEVVGSVSDYASIDNCDHQNSEIFPLLEEVIIEIKKFAANLDKNVEFDISLKHAVIDGRPDLFKKAIEELMKNAVIFSDESSPRVELSVQVDSELCQIKVIDNGSGIDDADLPYIYDPFFTKRPEAVGMGLSIVRRVIEGYNWTLDYSKEGRNGAVFTLIIPI; translated from the coding sequence ATGCAGGATACTGAGTTATTTGCTGATGACGAGCTTCTTTTTACGGGAGAAGAGGTTGAAGAACGTCCGGTCAAAAAGGCGAAGCCTTGGCGTGTCCTTGTTGTTGATGATGAGCCGGACATTCACACTATGACTCAAATGGTGCTTGGGGATTATTCTTTCGAGGGGCGTAAGCTTGAATTTATTAGTGCTTTTACAGGGGAAGAGTCTTTAAATATTCTTAAAAAAGATCATGAGATAGCTGTCGTTCTCTTAGATGTTGTAATGGAGACGAGTACTGCCGGTCTTGATGTTGCCAGACGTATAAGAACTTTTGTAAATAATCAATTTGTAAGGATAATTTTAAGAACCGGACAGCCGGGAGTTGCGCCGGAGCATAAAGTTATTACTGAACTTGATATCAACGATTACTGGCAAAAAGCTGAGCTTACATCACAACGGCTGACAACTTCTATTACGACTGCTTTGAGATCCTATCGGGATTTACGCAAGATTGAGCAAAACCGCGTTAGTCTTGCCCAGCTCGCAATGTCTGTTGCGCATCAGATCAGAAATAGAACAATGACAATTACCGGTTTTGCCAATTTGGCAACGCGTAAACTTGATCAAGAGTCTGACATAGCAAAGTATCTGGAAACTATTTCTGAGGAATCCGGCAGACTGGAAGAAGTTGTCGGTAGTGTTTCCGATTATGCTTCCATTGATAATTGCGATCATCAAAATTCTGAAATTTTTCCGCTTCTGGAAGAAGTTATTATTGAGATTAAAAAATTTGCAGCAAACCTTGATAAGAATGTCGAGTTTGATATCAGTCTGAAGCATGCTGTTATAGATGGACGGCCAGACCTTTTTAAGAAGGCTATTGAAGAATTGATGAAGAATGCTGTTATATTCAGCGATGAGTCTTCACCTCGGGTTGAGCTTAGCGTCCAGGTTGATTCTGAATTGTGTCAGATAAAAGTTATCGATAACGGTTCAGGAATTGATGATGCGGATCTTCCATATATTTATGATCCTTTTTTTACCAAGAGACCTGAAGCGGTAGGTATGGGGTTAAGCATCGTCAGGAGAGTTATTGAGGGTTATAACTGGACTCTGGATTATTCAAAGGAAGGTCGTAACGGGGCTGTTTTTACGTTGATAATTCCTATTTGA
- a CDS encoding response regulator: MVFGKDSVDNDELLFAEESTEERFDHFCDHSRKWKILIVDDEKDVHSTTRLVLDDVTFEGGKLEFISAYTGDEALQIMREQSDIAVILLDVVMETTHAGLDVARIIREEMKNKMVRIILRTGQPGQAPERKVIIEYDINDYKHKGELTAQRLFTSVFSALRSYRDILVIDQNRKGLKYIIEASGSLFQQQSISRLAQGVLTQVISLLGLRDSVYMKGSGMAVSSSDSENMRIIASTGRYAECHDSVDNCYEISDDTKKKFDKICCIGHGRFIGDDYVGYLPTRQYGSHLLYVEGCGVKHSEQDEDLLRIYSDNVGVAFDNIYLNQEILDTQKEIVRMLGEVVENRSKETACHVVRVSEMTKILGAALALDSEYVDELYYASPMHDVGKIGIPDSILLKPGKLTPEEFEIVKTHTDIGYKILAASNRKLLKTAAIIAYEHHEYWNGSGYPRGLKGDNIDIAGRITCISDVFDALCSRRTYKEPWDVDKALEFIKKNREIMFDPALVDVFFEKLEFVLAIQEKYKD; encoded by the coding sequence ATGGTTTTTGGCAAAGATTCTGTTGATAATGATGAACTCCTTTTTGCTGAAGAATCGACTGAGGAGCGTTTTGACCATTTTTGCGATCATAGTAGAAAGTGGAAAATACTTATTGTTGACGATGAAAAGGATGTGCACAGCACCACACGTCTTGTTCTTGATGATGTTACTTTTGAAGGTGGAAAACTTGAATTTATAAGTGCCTATACTGGTGATGAAGCTCTGCAAATAATGCGCGAGCAGTCCGATATCGCAGTTATTCTTCTCGATGTTGTGATGGAAACTACTCATGCGGGACTTGATGTTGCCCGGATAATTCGGGAAGAAATGAAAAATAAAATGGTCCGCATAATTCTTCGGACCGGACAACCGGGGCAAGCTCCTGAGCGTAAAGTTATTATCGAATATGATATTAATGACTATAAGCATAAAGGGGAACTTACAGCCCAGCGGCTTTTTACTTCTGTGTTCTCCGCCCTGCGTTCCTATAGAGATATACTTGTAATTGATCAGAATAGAAAAGGTCTGAAGTATATAATTGAAGCTTCAGGAAGTCTTTTTCAGCAGCAATCCATAAGCCGCCTTGCTCAGGGCGTGCTTACGCAGGTTATTTCACTTCTGGGTCTTCGTGACTCTGTATATATGAAAGGAAGCGGTATGGCTGTTTCCAGTTCTGATTCAGAAAATATGCGTATAATTGCTTCAACCGGTCGGTATGCGGAGTGTCATGACTCAGTAGATAATTGTTATGAAATTTCTGATGATACTAAGAAAAAATTTGATAAAATATGTTGTATTGGTCATGGCCGTTTTATCGGTGACGACTATGTCGGCTATCTTCCCACACGGCAGTATGGTTCACATTTGTTGTATGTTGAAGGTTGCGGTGTAAAGCACAGTGAGCAGGATGAAGATTTATTGCGAATTTATTCCGATAATGTCGGCGTAGCTTTTGATAATATTTATCTTAATCAGGAAATACTGGATACTCAGAAAGAGATTGTGCGTATGCTTGGAGAGGTTGTTGAAAATCGCTCAAAAGAGACAGCTTGTCACGTTGTACGTGTTTCAGAGATGACTAAAATTTTAGGAGCTGCCCTTGCACTTGATTCTGAATATGTAGATGAATTGTATTATGCTTCCCCTATGCATGATGTCGGTAAAATCGGGATACCGGATTCTATTTTATTAAAACCGGGTAAACTTACACCGGAAGAATTTGAGATTGTGAAGACTCATACCGACATAGGGTATAAAATACTCGCAGCAAGCAACAGGAAGCTTTTAAAAACGGCAGCGATTATAGCGTATGAGCATCATGAATATTGGAACGGTTCCGGTTATCCCAGAGGACTCAAAGGGGATAATATTGATATTGCCGGGAGAATAACCTGCATATCCGATGTGTTTGATGCTCTTTGCAGTCGTCGTACATATAAAGAACCATGGGATGTGGACAAGGCTCTCGAATTTATTAAAAAGAATCGGGAGATTATGTTTGATCCTGCTCTAGTGGATGTGTTTTTTGAAAAGTTGGAATTTGTTTTGGCTATTCAAGAAAAATATAAAGATTAA
- the plsY gene encoding glycerol-3-phosphate 1-O-acyltransferase PlsY: MLWIFWLVFAYFLGSLPFGLFIAKIGCGIDPRTEGSKNTGATNVARLCGFKYGVAALLLDIAKGFIPVLMASQYSHNWMFLSLVALSAVLGHVFSIFLDMRGGKAVATTIGAFLVLAPAATLWAVIFCVAVIMLSGYVSMGSLTLAVALPVLALLTGSFGAVLLGCVLTLILFWTHRENIRRLATGEENSWKKK; this comes from the coding sequence ATGCTTTGGATATTCTGGTTAGTATTCGCCTATTTTCTGGGATCACTCCCCTTCGGACTTTTTATTGCTAAAATCGGTTGCGGAATTGACCCCCGCACAGAAGGAAGTAAAAACACAGGTGCTACAAATGTTGCACGACTATGTGGATTTAAATACGGAGTCGCGGCTCTGTTATTAGATATAGCTAAAGGATTTATCCCGGTCCTCATGGCTTCTCAGTACAGTCATAACTGGATGTTTTTATCTCTGGTTGCACTCTCCGCAGTCCTCGGTCATGTATTCTCCATCTTTTTGGATATGCGCGGCGGCAAAGCGGTTGCAACAACAATTGGAGCTTTTCTGGTTCTTGCCCCTGCGGCAACTCTCTGGGCTGTAATTTTCTGTGTGGCTGTAATTATGCTGTCAGGATATGTATCAATGGGGTCATTGACTCTTGCTGTGGCTTTACCTGTTCTGGCTCTGCTTACCGGAAGCTTCGGAGCTGTTCTTCTAGGATGTGTTTTAACATTGATCCTGTTTTGGACTCACAGAGAAAACATTCGCCGCCTTGCAACAGGCGAAGAAAATTCATGGAAGAAAAAATAG
- a CDS encoding ribonuclease catalytic domain-containing protein — protein sequence MSLFKDGRYVAPGNIVEFMHGNQPQLAFVMEEQAGKLKLYTINKRETKMPAARVLPWVGPQYSAESTRQEMLDLMLSHQEKRGEIQAGLDVMDIWDLAQGELEKAPLTWFAGLLWEAPDADQISAMGRAMLAAKTHFKFQPPEFIIYTEDKVEQRLNQQSEEKRQEEAMTAGQDLFKKIWVARESGSKINTDQIPVMSDETADYLNSFLLDRIAGVSDEKSHKMWIALKKGLPDHPHLALLLAQGWGIVYPHHNFLFNEADYSPDDSWTADHTEEIDRLVTAVETKAIAPYPLPMRSIDAATTRDIDDAFNLKKNSDGGYTLTIALARPCMDWNFGGKLDLAVLDRGTSIYLPEGTSHMLPEKLGIGAFSLFSGELRPALITTFELDGCGELISISPKTGWVKLTDNSTYVAVEQMLEDGTDDEMALAFELSEKLIASRIKNGAVVIRRPEPEISLTGWPEKVSVSISSKEDTSRADQIISEFMILANSGLGRFADEHGFPLLYRTQDIALPSDSSGIVTKPHEIFQRVRQMVPPQMETTPKKHATLAVKGYSPISSPLRRYADFINMAQLCHYLQTEQPLWTSDELTTLAATLQTRLQAVIKIQRFRPRYWKLLYLAQNKKQWQSAAVVDDNGPLTSLAMPEIQINVRVPRPMLGDKLYPGQLFQIRFNKIDPLTNEIRVVEALEE from the coding sequence ATGTCCCTATTCAAGGATGGGCGTTATGTCGCGCCCGGAAATATCGTAGAGTTTATGCACGGAAATCAGCCCCAGCTTGCATTTGTAATGGAAGAACAAGCTGGCAAACTAAAACTCTACACTATCAATAAAAGAGAAACCAAAATGCCTGCGGCCCGAGTTCTACCTTGGGTCGGGCCTCAATATTCTGCCGAGTCAACTCGTCAGGAAATGCTTGATTTGATGCTCAGCCATCAAGAAAAACGCGGTGAAATCCAAGCTGGACTCGATGTCATGGACATCTGGGACCTTGCGCAGGGAGAACTTGAAAAAGCCCCCCTGACATGGTTTGCAGGATTGTTATGGGAAGCTCCTGATGCTGACCAGATATCTGCGATGGGACGCGCTATGCTTGCGGCCAAAACTCATTTCAAATTTCAGCCGCCTGAATTCATAATTTACACCGAAGACAAAGTTGAACAGCGCCTGAATCAACAGTCGGAAGAAAAGCGGCAAGAAGAAGCAATGACAGCCGGTCAAGATCTTTTTAAAAAGATCTGGGTTGCACGGGAATCAGGCAGCAAAATAAATACAGACCAAATTCCGGTTATGTCCGATGAAACAGCTGACTATTTAAACTCGTTCCTGCTTGATCGCATTGCAGGAGTTAGCGATGAAAAATCTCACAAAATGTGGATTGCATTAAAAAAAGGACTACCTGACCATCCTCATTTAGCCCTGCTGCTGGCTCAAGGCTGGGGAATTGTTTATCCGCATCACAATTTTCTGTTTAATGAAGCCGACTATTCACCGGACGACAGCTGGACCGCAGATCATACAGAAGAAATAGACAGACTGGTCACTGCTGTAGAAACAAAAGCTATAGCCCCATACCCTCTGCCTATGCGAAGCATTGACGCGGCAACAACCCGCGACATTGACGATGCTTTTAATCTGAAAAAAAACAGCGATGGCGGCTATACTCTTACGATAGCTCTTGCCCGCCCCTGCATGGATTGGAATTTCGGAGGCAAGCTTGACCTAGCTGTCCTTGACAGAGGAACCAGCATATATCTTCCCGAAGGAACCAGCCACATGCTTCCTGAAAAGCTCGGTATCGGTGCTTTCAGCTTATTTTCAGGAGAATTAAGACCTGCGCTGATTACCACTTTTGAGCTCGATGGATGCGGTGAGTTGATATCCATTTCTCCGAAAACCGGATGGGTAAAATTAACCGATAACAGCACATATGTAGCTGTTGAACAAATGCTTGAAGATGGCACAGATGATGAGATGGCTTTAGCTTTCGAGCTGTCGGAAAAACTTATCGCCAGCAGAATAAAAAACGGCGCGGTAGTAATCCGCAGACCCGAACCTGAAATTTCGCTGACAGGATGGCCTGAAAAAGTTTCAGTGAGTATCAGTTCTAAAGAGGATACATCACGAGCAGATCAGATTATAAGTGAATTTATGATTCTGGCAAATTCAGGACTGGGAAGATTCGCAGATGAACACGGGTTCCCGCTTCTTTACAGAACTCAGGATATAGCTCTGCCCTCTGATTCAAGCGGTATTGTAACCAAGCCTCATGAAATTTTTCAGAGGGTCAGACAGATGGTTCCTCCGCAAATGGAGACCACTCCCAAAAAACACGCGACTCTTGCGGTTAAGGGATACAGCCCGATTTCGTCTCCGCTCAGAAGATATGCGGACTTCATAAATATGGCTCAGCTTTGCCACTATTTACAAACAGAACAACCTCTCTGGACCAGCGATGAGCTTACTACTCTGGCGGCAACACTTCAAACCAGACTGCAAGCGGTAATTAAAATTCAGAGATTCCGGCCTAGATATTGGAAACTTCTTTATCTCGCACAAAACAAAAAACAATGGCAGTCCGCTGCTGTTGTTGATGACAACGGCCCGTTGACTTCTCTTGCAATGCCTGAGATTCAGATCAATGTAAGAGTTCCACGCCCCATGCTTGGTGATAAACTTTACCCCGGACAATTATTTCAAATCAGATTCAACAAAATTGATCCGCTTACAAACGAGATCAGAGTCGTCGAAGCTCTGGAAGAATAG